The Prochlorococcus marinus str. MIT 9301 genome segment TCAAAAGTCCAATTGGATTAATCTGAGAAAAGAAGTTTTATCAAAAACATATTCAGATAGCAATGAAGCATATGATGCGATTAGAGATATGCTTTCTAACTTAGATGATTCTTATACAAGATTTTTAGAACCTAAGGAATTTAATCAAATGAGAATCGATACCTCTGGTGAATTAACTGGAGTTGGTATCCAAATAGTTAAAGATAAAGAATCTGATGATTTAATAATTATTTCTCCCATAGAGGGCACCCCTGCCTTTGATGCTGGAATTAAAGCTAGAGATAAAATATTATCCATAGATGATATTTCTACTGAAGGTATGAATATTGAGGAGGCCGTGAAATTAATAAGGGGGCAAAGAGGTACTAAAGTAAAGCTTGAAATTCTTAGAGGTTCTCAATCCTTTTTTAAGACTTTATCGAGAGAAAAAATTGAAATAAAATCTGTATCAAGTAAAGTCAATCAAACCAAAAATGGCTTATTAATTGGCTATGTAAGAATTAAACAATTTAATGCAAATGCATCAAAAGAAACTAGAGATGCTATTAAGGATTTAGAAACAAAAAAAGTCGCAGGATATGTTCTTGACTTGAGAAGTAATCCAGGAGGTTTATTAGAATCAAGCATTGATATCTCAAGGCACTTTATTAACAAAGGAGTAATAGTTAGTACAGTAAGTAAAGATGGTTTAAAAGAAACAAAAAAAGGAAACGGACAAGCTCTAACTAAAAAACCCCTAGTTGTACTGGTTAATGAGGGTTCTGCTAGTGCTAGTGAAATAGTTTCTGGTGCAATAAAAGATAATAAAAGAGGAAAATTAGTTGGAAAAAAAACGTTTGGTAAAGGTCTAGTTCAATCTATGAGGACATTAGTTGATGGTTCAGGATTAACTGTTACAGTCGCCAAGTATTTAACTCCGAACGGTACTGATATAAACAAATCTGGAATTATTCCAGATATAGATGTAAAAATGAATATCAACCCTATTCTCCAAAGAGAGATTGGAACTAGAAAAGATAAACAATATAGAGCTGGTGAAAAAGAGCTAATAAATATAATTAATAGAAAGAATCAGATAAGCGAATTTAAGCCCGACACTGCAAACCTTAATGCTTTCCTAAAAATTAATAAGGAAAATAAAATATTTTTATTAAATTAATTACTCATATCCAGCATTCTCTTTATTGGCACATAGGCTCTTCTTATTATTTCTGGGTCTAGTTCGATAGACGGGGAATTGTTTTTCAAACAATCAAGAATTTTTTCTAAAGTATTTAATTTCATATATGGACACTCGTTACATTTACAACCTTCTACATCAGGAACTTCAATAAAAATTTTATTAGGTTCTTTCTTTTTCATTTGATGAATTATTCCAGGTTCAGTTAGTACCATGTAAGTTTTAGATGGATCTTTACTTACGAAATCAAGCAGCTTGCTTGTTGATCCAATAAAGTCTGAGAGAGTTAGTAAATTTTGACTACATTCAGGATGAGCAATTACTTTTGATCCTGGATTTTGATATTTTAATTTTAAAAGTGCTTCTTCACTAAATGATTCATGAACAATGCAGCTGCCAGGCCATAATTTAAGATCTCTTCCTGAATTTTTCTGTACCCATCTCCCAAGGTTCTGATCTGGTGCAAATATTATCTTTTTATTTTCAGGTATCTTTTTAATTAATGAGACTGCATTACTGCTTGTACATATCAGATCACTTTGAGCTTTTACTTCTGCAGTGCAATTTATATAACTTACGACATAGTGATCTGGATTTTCTTCCCTGAATTTTTGAAATTTATCTGAAGGACAATCGTCTGCTAATGAGCAACCTGCGTCAATATCTGGTAATAGGACTTTTTTATTAGGGCTAAGTATTTTTGCAGTTTCGGCCATAAAGTGCACACCGCAAAAAATTATTATATCTGCGTCATTATTTGCAGCCTTCCTAGATAGATCTAATGAATCGCCAATAAAATCTGCAATTTCCTGAATCTCTGGAGCTTGATAATAGTGTGCAAGAATGATTGCATTAGCTTTTCCGCAACGCTCCTTTATTTCAGAAATCAAATCCTCTTCGTTTTGAACTGATTTCTGTTTTGCAGTAGAAGTTATACTGGTCAGGATTTAGAATATCTCTAAATAGATTATATGCCTTTAAACAGAAAAAATTCTGACAAATTTAAAAATTGCTATTGTTGGTGACTGTCATGGTCAATGGTCTGAATTAGACTTGAAAGTTTTATCGATTATCAACCCAAATATTGTTTTATTTGTTGGTGATATTTCTGATGGAAGTGTCAAAATAATTAAAAAAATCAATGAGATCAAAATTCCTACTTTTGTGATTTTGGGAAATCATGATAGAGGGAAAGATTCTACAGGCGAAACTCTTTCAAAGCAGATACGTGTTCTTGGTGAAAAATATTGTGCATGGGATTTGAAAGTTTTTAATA includes the following:
- the nadA gene encoding quinolinate synthase NadA; translation: MTSTAKQKSVQNEEDLISEIKERCGKANAIILAHYYQAPEIQEIADFIGDSLDLSRKAANNDADIIIFCGVHFMAETAKILSPNKKVLLPDIDAGCSLADDCPSDKFQKFREENPDHYVVSYINCTAEVKAQSDLICTSSNAVSLIKKIPENKKIIFAPDQNLGRWVQKNSGRDLKLWPGSCIVHESFSEEALLKLKYQNPGSKVIAHPECSQNLLTLSDFIGSTSKLLDFVSKDPSKTYMVLTEPGIIHQMKKKEPNKIFIEVPDVEGCKCNECPYMKLNTLEKILDCLKNNSPSIELDPEIIRRAYVPIKRMLDMSN
- a CDS encoding S41 family peptidase, with protein sequence MKIRKLLKKKFIFLFATSFSGLFLNSFAEATVLNNSYKEVIDHVWQIVYRDFLDSSGKFQKSNWINLRKEVLSKTYSDSNEAYDAIRDMLSNLDDSYTRFLEPKEFNQMRIDTSGELTGVGIQIVKDKESDDLIIISPIEGTPAFDAGIKARDKILSIDDISTEGMNIEEAVKLIRGQRGTKVKLEILRGSQSFFKTLSREKIEIKSVSSKVNQTKNGLLIGYVRIKQFNANASKETRDAIKDLETKKVAGYVLDLRSNPGGLLESSIDISRHFINKGVIVSTVSKDGLKETKKGNGQALTKKPLVVLVNEGSASASEIVSGAIKDNKRGKLVGKKTFGKGLVQSMRTLVDGSGLTVTVAKYLTPNGTDINKSGIIPDIDVKMNINPILQREIGTRKDKQYRAGEKELINIINRKNQISEFKPDTANLNAFLKINKENKIFLLN